One Haemorhous mexicanus isolate bHaeMex1 chromosome 19, bHaeMex1.pri, whole genome shotgun sequence genomic window carries:
- the RPH3A gene encoding rabphilin-3A, whose product MTDAVLGGSSDRWMCPSDRTMSLRASSEKEQLPAGWAAQPERQRKGEELTDEEKEIINRVIARAEKMEEMEQERIGRLMTRLEDMRRSVLGDGINRCILCGEQLGTRGSACVVCEDCKKNVCTKCGVQTTNNRPQAIWLCKICSEQREVWKRSGAWFFKGLPKQMLPQPMPVSKKGAQPPSEPRPAQPPAPDPKLPSRAPTRGTEGTAAARGSRKAAEGRPGPCGSEDTAGDSDSRDYAAESGVSRSPGVKRTNSVQGQRPPPPATAGPAGSAPAAAPAAPAAAAARPGAGGPARFPERQGNPGLGPPEPARGAAREERGGGFAAPPGREDRPAWQPPAASQPPPAAAAPQRQQQPREEEEEDANSYDSDEGTTLGALEFSLLYDQDNSSLHCTLIKAKGLKPMDSNGLADPYVKLHLLPGASKSNKLRTKTLRNTRNPVWNETLVYHGITDEDMQRKTLRISVCDEDKFGHNEFIGETRVALKKLKANQKKNFNICLERVIPTKRAGTTGASRGMALYEEEVDRGGDVEERGKILVSLMYSTQQGGLIVGIVRCVHLAAMDANGYSDPFVKLWLKPDMGKKAKHKTQIKKKTLNPEFNEEFFYDIKHSDLAKKSLDISVWDYDIGKSNDYIGGCQLGITAKGERLKHWYECLKNKDKKIERWHTLQNENHVASD is encoded by the exons ATGACCGACGCGGTGCTGGGCGGCTCCTCTGACCGGTGGATGTgccccagtgacaggaccatGTCCCTCCGAGCCAG CAGTGAGAAGGAGCA gcTCCCGGCGGGATGGGCGGCACAGCCCGAGCGGCAGCGCAAGGGCGAGGAGCTGACGGATGAGGAGAAGGAAATCATCAACCGGGTGATCGCCCGCGCCGAGAAgatggaggagatggagcaggagcgCATCGG GCGCCTGATGACCCGGCTGGAGGACATGCGCCGCAGCGTGCTGGGGGACGGCATCAACCGCTGCATCCTCTgcggggagcagctggggacaaggggctCTGCCTGCGTCGTCTGCGAGGACTGCAAGaag AACGTGTGCACCAAGTGCGGGGTGCAGACCACCAACAACCGGCCCCAGGCCATCTGGCTCTGCAAGATCTGCAGTGAGCAGCGGGAG GTGTGGAAACGCTCCGGTGCCTGGTTCTTCAAGGGTTTGCCCAAGCAGATGCTGCCGCAGCCGATGCCCGTCAGCAAGAAGGGAGCCCAGCCCCCGAGCGAGCCCCGCCCGGCCCAGCCGCCCGCCCCGGACCCCAAACTCCCCTCCCGGGCACCCACCCGAG gcaccGAGGGCACAGCGGCCGCCCGGGGGAGCCGCAAAGCGGCCGAGGGCCGGCCGGGTCCGTGCGGCAGCGAGGACACCGCTGGGGACAGCGACAGCCGGGACTACGCAGCCGAGAGCGGCGTCAGCCGGAGCCCCG GTGTGAAGAGAACCAACTCCGTGCAAGGCCAGCGGCCACCCCCGCCGGCCACCGCCGGTCCCGCTGGATCTGCCCCGGCAGCGGCACCCgcag CGCCGGCGGCTGCAGCGGCAAGGCCGGGTGCCGGGGGTCCCGCCCGCTTCCCGGAGAGACAAGGTAACCCCGGGCTGG GCCCCCCGGAGCCGGCCCGCGGTGCCGCCAGGGAGGAGCGGGGAGGGGGCTTTGCCGCGCCCCCCGGCAGGGAGGACAggccagcctggcagccccctgctgccagccagcccccgcccgcagccgcggccccgcagcggcagcagcagccccgtgaggaggaggaggaggacgccAACAGCTACGACTCGGATGAAGGCA CTACgctgggagctctggagttCAGCCTGCTCTACGACCAGGACAACAGCTCCCTGCACTGCACCCTCATCAAGGCCAAG GGCTTAAAACCAATGGATTCCAATGGCCTGGCTGATCCCTATGTGAAGCTGCAcctcctgcctggagccagcAAG TCCAACAAGCTGCGGACGAAGACGCTGCGCAACACGAGGAACCCGGTGTGGAACGAGACCCTGGTGTACCACGGCATCACCGACGAGGACATGCAGAGGAAAACCCTCAG gATCTCCGTGTGTGACGAGGACAAATTTGGCCACAACGAGTTCATTGGAGAAACCAGAGTTGCCTTGAAAAAACTCAAAGCCaaccagaaaaagaacttcaacATCTGCCTGGAGAGAGTAATACCA ACGAAGCGCGCCGGAACAACGGGCGCATCCCGTGGGATGGCTCTGTACGAGGAGGAG GTGGATCGCGGTGGGGACGTGGAGGAGCGCGGGAAGATCCTGGTGTCCCTGATGtacagcacccagcagggcgGGCTCATCGTGGGCATCGTGCGCTGCGTGCACCTGGCGGCCATGGACGCCAACGGATACTCGGATCCTTTCGTCAAGCT TTGGCTGAAACCTGACATGGGAAAAAAGGCCAAGCACAAGACACAGATTAAGAAGAAAACGTTGAATCCTGAATTTAACGAG GAGTTCTTCTATGACATCAAACACAGCGACCTGGCCAAGAAATCCCTGGACATTTCCGTCTGGGATTACGACATCGGGAAATCCAACGACTACATCG gcGGTTGCCAGCTGGGAATCACGGCCAAGGGCGAGCGCTTGAAACACTGGTACGAGTGTTTGAAGAACAAGGACAAGAAGATCGAGCGCTGGCACACCCTGCAGAACGAGAACCACGTGGCCAGTGATTAA